A genome region from Pygocentrus nattereri isolate fPygNat1 chromosome 10, fPygNat1.pri, whole genome shotgun sequence includes the following:
- the LOC108423515 gene encoding BTB/POZ domain-containing protein 7-like isoform X3 encodes MGANASSYPHSCSPRFGGNSQTQQTFIGTSLYSQQGYTWEPKLYSLEHSVHERPHDRKKKSSGLATLKRRFIRRRRAGRSADHARQMRELLSGWDVRDVNALVEEYEGTAALKELSLAAGLARPEVSALRSDMAALFQHKHCTDVDLVFQDTCFPSHRAILAARCPFFKTLLSSTGAAASGYGGTEVLLDVGTAGMDVALFSALLHFLYTGELGTGGVGEAETRLRNMDVLRQLSEEFGMPNPLEDDMRALFNNMCYYDSVLSFCSDPEVAEACDGVGGISGGGITGGNTVNSSTGSGGQSPSPEEDLRAHKAVLSARSPFFRNLLQRRIRTGEEITERTLQTPTLIVLDESIIPQKYARVILHCMYTDAVDLSLVLHGSPSVGSLSEAQALLTGSGAGKGALSSRTEEAMELYHIALFLEFSMLAQVLGEQGGTRLCWSEFIGRWWLSSYHHL; translated from the exons ATGGGAGCCAATGCTTCCAGCTACCCGCACTCATGCTCCCCTCGCTTTGGTGGAAATTCACAGACACAGCAGACCTTCATTG GAACGTCACTGTACTCGCAGCAGGGCTACACTTGGGAACCAAAGCTCTACAGTCTGGAACATAGTGTGCATGAGAGGCCACATGACCGGAAGAAGAAGAGCTCTGGCCTGGCCACCCTGAAGCGCAGGTTCATCAGGCGCCGCAGGGCTGGCCGCTCAGCAGACCATGCACGGCAGATGCGAGAGCTGCTCTCAGGTTGGGACGTGCGTGATGTTAATGCTCTAGTGGAAGAGTATGAGGGCACTGCTGCTCTTAAAGAGCTGAGTCTGGCTGCTGGCCTGGCCAGACCTGAGGTTTCTGCTCTGCGCTCTGACATGGCTGCCCTATTCCAGCACAAGCACTGCACTGACGTGGACCTGGTCTTTCAGGACACCTGTTTCCCTTCCCACAGGGCCATCCTGGCTGCCCGCTGCCCTTTCTTCAAGACTTTACTGTCATCCACAGGTGCAGCAGCTTCGGGCTACGGAGGGACAGAGGTGCTGCTGGACGTGGGCACAGCAGGCATGGATGTTGCACTGTTCTCTGCTCTTTTACACTTCCTGTACACAGGTGAGCTAGGCACTGGAGGAGTGGGCGAGGCAGAAACGCGGCTGAGGAACATGGATGTTCTTCGGCAGCTGAGTGAGGAGTTTGGCATGCCTAACCCTCTGGAGGACGACATGAGGGCACTGTTTAACAACATGTGCTATTACGACTCTGTCCTTAGCTTTTGCTCTGATCCTGAAGTTGCAGAAGCTTGTGATGGAGTGGGTGGTATTAGTGGAGGGGGTATCACCGGAGGCAACACTGTAAACAGCAGCACTGGAAGCGGTGGGCAGTCACCATCGCCCGAGGAGGACTTGAGGGCCCACAAGGCTGTCCTCTCAGCCCGGTCTCCTTTCTTTCGGAACCTGCTGCAGCGGCGCATTCGGACAGGTGAAGAGATCACCGAGCGCACACTGCAGACTCCCACGCTGATCGTACTGGACGAGTCCATCATTCCACAGAAGTACGCCCGCGTGATCCTCCACTGCATGTACACGGATGCTGTCGACCTCTCCTTGGTCCTCCATGGCAGTCCTTCTGTAGGCAGTCTGAGTGAGGCTCAGGCACTGCTCACAGGCAGTGGAGCTGGCAAGGGTGCTCTATCTTCACGCACAGAAGAAGCCATGGAGCTCTAC